TGGGGAAAGCTAGTATTGAAGGTGCTGCTTCAAATGTCAGAGGCAGGATCAGGCCTGATTTAACAGCACTGGCCATCCCTTTGCAGTCTGGGAAGTATTTCGTTGCCTTCTGCAAACACACCTCAGCgtgaggctcctgcagcttctgttggacctggctgctgctgtttccCAGAAGGTTGCCACCTCTATGTCACAAGCGAGTGAGAAAGCAGGGGAATTGTACTCTTTGACTAATGTCCAGCCGTGGCACCAGCTGATAACTTTCCTTCTGTATGTTTTGCAGGCCAGCTAGTCTAATGCAATAAAGTACATACTGCCCACACCCACTACACGCCTGATCTTCTGGTGCAGGCCGGCTGAGGTTAGAAGTTGTCTCGTGCAATCTGTATGCCGACAGGTCAGCTTGACTTGCCACAGCTTGCGCGGCATCCACAGAAGTAGAGGAGGACTGTGAGAACTGTGCAAACTTCCTATCATCTGCCAGCACCTTGTGTTCTTTCAGGATATGATAAGAGGTAGCAGCACATTGAGAGAAACATCTTCAAGGTGATTCTGCCAGCAACTTGTGACTGACCGTTGTGCAAACCAATGAAATATTATCACGCCCTTTGTAATACAATCACGCCTATGCTTTCAATAAAAAGCTGAGCAACCGAGGAGACTTTGAAGATGATCGACCACACTTTGTGGTGAACATTGGATCAGTCTTCCCTTTGCAAAGCTAGCTAAAAGCTGAATAAGTTGTCCGTGTGTTCCTTGACTCTGCTGTGACGATTCTTGAACCTGACAATGACCAAAGTTCCCCTGAGGTGTCCATCTTAAAACGACCTTAGATATCCACCTTCGGTCTACTTCAGGCAAGGTGTGGATCAGCTGAGacagacaagcaaaacaaatgaataaaacacaagttAACATATTCAAATTCCCACCACTTCACTAGACTTTGTTATCTCTGTAAATAAAACTTCTAATGCTTCTGACAAGTTCATAAAAATGCAGCTGAAACGTAAAAACAAAGAAGGTAAAACGCTACACTTCCTGTAACAGTCTCAGGACAGTAAATGTGCCAGTAATAATTGTTATACTGTCTGATTACATAAAGGGTAAATATATCTGCCGCTTGTCCTCATGTTCAGCTGTTTCACTGATTTCAACACGTGCTGTAAGGAAATGCAACTTTCTAGAGAATCTGTTCTCACTTTGAACCTTGAGTGGAATATAGGGAACAGAAACATCCTCTTTGTCATTCCCCATCACCTCATCAGACAGACGGATACACGGCTCACAGCGAGGGACAGCTGAGCACCTTGACTGACGAACCGAGCtgatctgacctctgacctgtgaTCTGATGGAGCCAGAGGAGCAGATTTACGTCAACATAGAGGAGCTGCAGGGTGACACCTGCAGCCTGAAGCACTACAGACCGGCGGACTCAGGTAAGCCTGGGTCGTACAGGTGTTTGATGATGAGTGGGGTGTCCAGCGTCAGATATGAAAACAAGTAAAGGAAGAAGAGACGTCTTTTCCTctgccctcacacacacaggagaaaaCCATCCAGGGTCAGATCTTAATAATGGACCCACGGGAGTTTATTTCCTCACGTGCCTCTCTGGGCTTGCGTAGATTTTGATAGAAAGCTGAAATGAGCAGGTTTGTCTTGTCTCAGAGTCTCCCAGGTTACTTTGTTGTTTAGTaaataattatatataaatattttttttaagttatattttttggccttttgactttattttataggacagctgaagagagacaggaaatgtggggagtagagagcgggggaagacatgcaggaaatggttgatcggccgggaatcaaaccggcgacccctgcggcccctgcgacgaggactgtagcctctgtacgtggggcgcttagaccactaggccaccagcgccccataaataataatatataataataaagagaCTCGATAAAGTCGGACGGGTTCTTCAGACTTTCTCTCAGGAGGAAAGGCTTTAACTCTTTTCAGCATGAAGAATGGGATCAGTAAAGTCCAGTatctgtgcagctgtgaagctctttcAGCTCTATCGCCTCTTCACACGGGGAGTTTAGCTTCATGCTAACGGTACTTAGCCAATCTTAGGCTACACGAGGAGCACATCGCACAAGACCTGGAGTCGTATCACTCCTCTGATGGTCACTTGTCTTTAACTGAGGAGTCTTTTCTGTAAGGTTCAGCACTGGACTGGCTTGTTCTActgaataacattttttttttctttattcatttctttctttctttattcatttatgtattttttcatttattatttatgtattaatacattataaatgtatttagttatgtgttcatttatttttgtattcattcattatgtatttattcagttatttattgatttattgatttattgattcatttatttattcttatatgtatttattcatttatatatttatttatttgtttgtttatttattcatttatgtatttatttatttgtttatgcatttattgatttatttggttttttgtttatttattgatttattgatttatttattgttaaatATGCATAATGAAGGAGAGAAGCCGTTAAACAGGGACCCCATCAGACAGGAATGAGGGCAAGTTTTGATCAAGTCAGGTGGTCTGCAGAGGCATTCATGGTCCTGATGAAGCTGTAGCTCGTACTGTAACACAGGAGGGATAACAGAGGAGGACACGTGCAGAATCTGATTGaataacaacacaacaaacataaacttatgacagagaaactaaagagagagtggttgtttttAACTCATatctgacaggagctttaataagatCTGCACAGTTAAAGTTTATTATGTGGCGTCTCTGCAGAAACCAGACCCGTGAGAGCTCCACACAGAGAACAGACTCCCCTCAGACTGTCTACAGTTTGTCTGGCCGTGCTGTGCTTCCTCCTCCTGACCGCGGTCCTTACAGTCAGCGTGCTCTGTGAGTATTTACAGAAAGAGGAAGACGAGGGTGAGAACTGCAGATGGAGCAAAACCTGTGGCTCGTAGCGTGAGTGTGGctgctctttcttctcctttcagATGACAGAGACGTTAAACAGCTGTACGCTGACCTGACCAATCACACGGCAGTGAGACACCAGCTCCTggtccagaaccagaacctgacCGATGAGAGAGACCTGCTGCAAACCAGTCTCAGCAACCTGACGAAGACTGTTGGTGAGGCTCTGCTTTAAACACTGCagcaggtcacacacacacacacacacacacacacacacacacacacacacacacacacacacacacagtctcacgCAATCACAGATTCATCATCCCCCACAGTGTCACGGTGCAGAACTCAAAGATCCGCCTGAACTAAACCCAGACAGAGCAGACCGACCCTCTTCCTCAGTAAAGGGTTAATGATAGGTTAAGAAGAGGACCACCTGACCTGATCAGACCTGGACTCctctagacctctgaaggtgtgctgtggtctCTGAGACCTGGACTCCtatagacctctgaaggtgtgctgtggtctCTGAGacgttagcagcagatcctttaagtcctgaaGTTGTGAGGTGgagcctccatggatcagacttggtgGTCCAGCTCGCCCCACAGAAGCTGGACTGGACTGAGATCTGGagtcaacaccttgaactcATGGTGTTCCTCCAGACCACCTTCTTCCATCGCTCTGTGGTCCAGGTCTCTCGCGTCCACTGTAAGAGCTTTCAGTGGAGGTCAGGGGTTAGCATGGACACCCTGACCAGTCTGCAGCTCCAGATACACCACAGCACACTGAGATCCCTGAGTGTTCAGACTCCTCTCTATCAGAACCAGGATTTACTGATCCAGCAGGCTTTGAGTTATCGTTCAGACTCCTCTCTATCAGAACCAGGATCCACTGATCCAGCAGGCTTTGAGTTAGGCTGTAACAGGAACATGCTAACACTGCCTcagtctctccctcctctgtgaaGCTGTCACATGATTTAACGTCCTCACAGCGTGCAGCAGGTGACATCTCTGTCTCCTCAGGATCCTGCCCTGAGGGATGGAGGAGGTTTGGCTGCAGTTGTTACTTCATTTCCACAGTGGTGAGCTCGTGGTCCAGCAGTAAACGAACCTGTCGAGACCTGGGAGCAGACCTGGTGAGGatcaacagccagagagagatGGTGAGGCTCTGAATCCTGAGTCAAGTCTGAAGCTTGTGTCTGAACGTGAAGTGATGAAgttctttcttcctctgaagGAGTTTCTGAACTTGATCGGACGTGGTTTGAAGTTCTGGATTGGTTTAAGTTGTTCGCCCATGAGTAGCTGGAGTTGGACCGACGGGTCAACACTTCAAACAGGGTAAGTGTTTGGACTCTCGTGTGAAAATCCTGCTAAGTCCTGCTAagagcagtctaagcctatagcagcataactaagagctggtccaagcctgatccagctctaactataagctttatcaaaaaggaaagtttgaagcctactcttcaGTAATTCAGTAATTCAGTATCTTTAGTATAAATacctgaatgtttttttcccaGCTCCGTCACTGCTGAATTGTTTTCCAATAAATGTCTCTAAATATTTTATAAGTTTCTGTAGAAGTTTTCtaaaagtctctctctctctctttcctgttcttcctctccctcatcCCTTTGCTTGTCGGACTTTTGTTTGTAGATACTGGCGAAATAGATATACATCAATTCCCACGGACTTCATTAAGGAGTCAGCTATGTGCAGCCTTTAACAGCTTTGAAGCTGGTCCGTGGAATAACATGAACTCATGGACTGCTGAGTATTGTGAACAGTACTACCGCTGCGTTTGTAGAAGGAAGTTGAACTCCTCGTCTGTTctgataaataaagtttattaaagAGTTAAGACGTTTGGTATTTAAACCGTGACTCAAACTCTCTTCCCAGTTTCAAATCTCGCCTTAAACCCCTCCAGAGCTGCATGTTTCTGTAAACATGTCAATGCATGTCTTCATTATATTTAATCACTCCTTTCTCTGTGTTCTTTTTATAATATAAGTGTTGTTTCTTTAACTGTCTGCTCTGATATTACGTctgtttattgttgttgcatttgtaaGCTGACTTGAGTGTCCTGAAAGGcgcccataaataaaatgtattattattattaggattattattattattatcactattattattattattattattattattattattattattagtattgttattattattattattactattattattattgctattatataattattactaataatattattattgatattattataatgattattattacattactattatgattcttattattactattgttacttttattattactgttattattttttatcattattgtttttattattatcattatattactatatattattattattattattattattattatattatataacattattgttgttggttgttgtgtgttattgtgtgtatactatatatatatatatatatatattatatatatatatatattaatatatatatatatatatatatatatatatatattatattattatttatttatttatgttttacaaTTACTATTAATAGTGGTCAAGACCCTTCCGCTTTACTcaaggtcttgtctcaccctgtcaggattctttttcccataacaacctgctagccatacattatcccttacttagtgTCTCATTGATGAAAGCAGCTGGATGTCACTCTCACTGAGACAGACTCTCCACAGCTGTCTCCACAGAGAGCATCTCACTGCAGCTGCTTCATCTCAGTGTTTCCCAAATTGGATCACACCTGGCAGGCTGCACACGTTTATTTACAGCCTGTTTATAATTATTCTTCATCTGAAGAGGATCACCATGTTCACCGTCAGCAGATGATCAGTCTGCTCTCAGTCTGTATGGTGTCAGCCACATGTTCCTTACTCCTTCTGTGTTCATTTATATTCATACCTTAGTATCATGTCACTGTCTCTGTGTCCCTCTTCATGTCTCATGAATAAACATGActccaaaaacaaactgttctCACTGAATCCTCCATGTGAGACTGCAGGATCAttcagggcttttattttgttaaatcaTTTCATTCTGTGTCCTGTTTTGTCACTTCCGTTTTGGCCTCTGCATCCTCAGGGTgtcaaagaggaagagaggtgaGTTCCTCATGAAACAGCCAGCAGGGGCGCTGAAGCATCACAGACTCTGCGTGTTTGGCACAGCGTCCTGTGGTTCACGCTCCTTGATCGCTCTGCAGGTATCAGTTATGTCTGATCAATACATGCTTCTACTTCTCCTTTACCCTCTTCATTCaatgtttagttttttgtttctattctaTCTCATTGAGCGTCATATCTGCAGACGTGGATTATTGAGAGCATGACGCCTCATTTAAAACCAGCCcatgaggaaaaacaaacagcagcttgtaTCTGAACAAAAGCTGCTCTATCTGCTATCGCTCCTTCCTCTTTTCATTAACCAACCTTTACCAGCACCACTATCTGCAggcagaggtgggtagtaacgagtta
The Notolabrus celidotus isolate fNotCel1 chromosome 7, fNotCel1.pri, whole genome shotgun sequence DNA segment above includes these coding regions:
- the LOC117815693 gene encoding C-type lectin domain family 7 member A-like; translated protein: MEPEEQIYVNIEELQGDTCSLKHYRPADSETRPVRAPHREQTPLRLSTVCLAVLCFLLLTAVLTVSVLYDRDVKQLYADLTNHTAVRHQLLVQNQNLTDERDLLQTSLSNLTKTVGSCPEGWRRFGCSCYFISTVVSSWSSSKRTCRDLGADLVRINSQREMEFLNLIGRGLKFWIGLSCSPMSSWSWTDGSTLQTGYWRNRYTSIPTDFIKESAMCSL